Proteins from a genomic interval of Xanthomonas sp. AM6:
- the glk gene encoding glucokinase, protein MVQSIERHAVPGTPDAFLAADVGGTHVRVGRVRAGSDAAQPVAVLDYRTYRCADYPSLSAILAEFLRGGPALKDCVIASAGFPLADGTVITVNLPWPLSPRAIRGELGFDAVHLVNDFEAVAHAAAYVDASQVVQLAGPAQAPRAPVLVLGPGTGLGAAVWIPTGERPVVLATEAGQAALATNTELEMQLLRHMLGGRSHVSVEQALSGPGLLNLYTALCAVRGAPVVHASPDAITAGALDGSDALAVDSLEVFCGLLGSVVGDLALTYGAQGGIYLAGGILPKIHPFLIRSSFVQRFLDKGPMREALQRIPVKLVEHGQLGVVGAASWYLGQSTRQRHATPQ, encoded by the coding sequence ATGGTCCAGTCCATCGAAAGGCACGCCGTGCCCGGCACGCCGGACGCGTTTCTGGCCGCCGACGTCGGCGGCACGCACGTCCGCGTCGGCCGCGTCCGCGCCGGCAGCGACGCCGCGCAGCCCGTCGCCGTGCTCGACTATCGGACCTACCGCTGCGCCGACTATCCGAGCCTGAGCGCGATCCTGGCCGAGTTCCTGCGCGGCGGGCCGGCGCTGAAGGACTGCGTGATCGCCAGCGCCGGGTTCCCGCTCGCCGACGGCACCGTGATCACCGTGAACCTGCCGTGGCCGCTGTCGCCGCGCGCCATCCGCGGGGAACTCGGCTTCGATGCGGTGCACCTGGTCAACGACTTCGAGGCGGTGGCGCACGCGGCCGCCTACGTCGATGCCAGCCAGGTCGTGCAGTTGGCCGGGCCGGCGCAGGCGCCGCGCGCGCCGGTGCTGGTGCTGGGTCCCGGCACCGGGCTGGGCGCAGCCGTGTGGATCCCCACCGGCGAGCGCCCGGTGGTACTGGCGACCGAGGCCGGACAGGCCGCGCTGGCGACCAACACCGAACTGGAGATGCAGTTGCTGCGGCACATGCTGGGCGGGCGCAGCCATGTGTCGGTGGAACAGGCGCTGTCGGGACCTGGCCTGCTCAATCTGTACACCGCCCTGTGCGCGGTGCGCGGCGCGCCCGTCGTGCATGCCTCGCCGGATGCGATCACCGCCGGCGCGCTCGACGGCAGCGACGCGCTGGCGGTGGACAGCCTGGAGGTGTTCTGCGGCCTGCTCGGCAGCGTGGTCGGCGACCTGGCGCTGACCTACGGCGCGCAAGGCGGCATCTACCTGGCCGGCGGCATCCTGCCGAAGATCCATCCATTCCTGATCCGCAGCAGCTTCGTGCAGCGCTTCCTCGACAAGGGGCCGATGCGCGAGGCGCTGCAGCGCATTCCCGTGAAGCTGGTCGAGCACGGGCAGTTGGGCGTCGTCGGCGCCGCCAGCTGGTACCTGGGCCAGAGCACGCGCCAGCGTCACGCAACACCGCAGTAG
- a CDS encoding heparan-alpha-glucosaminide N-acetyltransferase domain-containing protein → MSAPPPMPVAGRERFLSLDVFRGLTIALMILVNTPGPGAAPYAQLEHAAWFGFTLADLVFPSFLFAVGSAMSFALAGDLPLGAFWRRVGKRAALIFLCGFLLYWYPFLHVQDDGRLALNALGETRIMGVLQRIALCYLLAALLVRHAPPRAVPWIAAALLFGYWALLYAFGTPGAELDKLGNAGTRLDLWLFGRNHLYRHDGGFDPEGLLGTLPATVNVLGGYLAGRFLQRRSKTAAATALLLGMGVALVALALLWNPWWPISKKLWSGAFVACTLGLDLVLLAALVYAIELRGWVRGTAAFTVLGRNPLAIYLFAELCMVTLRLLPAGDSGHDLYAWAGIEVFQRLLPGPGGSLLCAAAYTGLCWLVGWWLDRRRLYLRL, encoded by the coding sequence ATGAGCGCGCCGCCCCCGATGCCGGTGGCCGGCCGCGAGCGCTTCCTGTCGCTGGACGTGTTCCGCGGCCTGACCATCGCACTGATGATCCTGGTCAACACCCCCGGGCCAGGCGCGGCGCCGTATGCGCAGCTGGAGCATGCGGCGTGGTTCGGGTTCACCCTGGCGGACCTGGTGTTCCCGTCGTTCCTGTTCGCGGTCGGCAGCGCGATGAGCTTCGCGCTGGCCGGCGATCTTCCGCTCGGCGCGTTCTGGCGCCGCGTCGGCAAGCGCGCCGCGCTGATCTTCCTGTGCGGCTTCCTGCTGTACTGGTACCCGTTCTTGCATGTGCAGGACGACGGACGCCTGGCGCTCAACGCGCTGGGCGAGACCCGCATCATGGGCGTGCTGCAGCGGATCGCGCTGTGCTACCTGCTGGCGGCGCTGCTGGTGCGCCACGCGCCGCCGCGCGCAGTGCCGTGGATCGCGGCAGCGCTGTTGTTCGGCTACTGGGCGCTGCTGTACGCGTTCGGCACGCCCGGCGCGGAACTGGACAAGCTCGGCAATGCCGGCACCCGGCTGGACCTGTGGCTGTTCGGCCGCAACCATCTGTACCGGCACGACGGCGGCTTCGATCCGGAAGGCCTGCTCGGTACGTTGCCGGCCACGGTCAACGTGCTGGGCGGTTATCTTGCCGGGCGCTTCCTGCAGCGCCGCAGCAAGACCGCGGCGGCCACGGCCCTGCTGCTCGGCATGGGCGTGGCGCTGGTCGCGCTGGCGCTGCTGTGGAACCCGTGGTGGCCGATCTCCAAGAAGCTGTGGAGCGGCGCCTTCGTCGCCTGCACGCTGGGCCTGGACCTGGTGCTGCTGGCGGCGCTGGTGTACGCGATCGAGTTGCGCGGCTGGGTGCGCGGCACGGCGGCGTTCACCGTGCTGGGGCGCAATCCGCTGGCGATCTACCTGTTCGCCGAACTGTGCATGGTGACGCTGCGGCTGCTCCCGGCCGGCGACAGCGGCCACGACCTGTACGCGTGGGCGGGCATCGAGGTGTTCCAGCGCCTGCTGCCGGGACCCGGCGGCAGCCTGCTGTGCGCTGCGGCCTACACCGGGCTGTGCTGGCTGGTGGGCTGGTGGCTGGACCGCCGCCGCCTGTACCTGCGGCTGTGA
- a CDS encoding GntR family transcriptional regulator: MAGLAVDPGAPTPLYLQLASKLVAAIKDGQWKPGEALPAERQLCEQLQVSRVTLRQAVDALVEQGLVSRRQGAGTFITSHIQHQLSGLASFSETLRMKGLEPGTRWLERRIRPAHGEEILRLGLSPDTVVASLTRLRSADGRVMAYEKAVLPQHVVPDPLAIGDSLYAHLDEHGHPVVRALQYFRALNLPARLAGHLGMKEGEAILHVVRVGYTRDGSAIELTDTYCHNDYYDFVAELRR, translated from the coding sequence TTGGCGGGCTTGGCCGTGGACCCGGGCGCGCCGACCCCGCTGTACCTGCAACTGGCGAGCAAGCTGGTGGCGGCGATCAAGGACGGGCAGTGGAAGCCGGGCGAGGCCTTGCCGGCCGAGCGCCAGCTGTGCGAGCAGCTGCAGGTGTCGCGGGTGACCCTGCGCCAGGCGGTGGATGCGCTGGTCGAGCAGGGCCTGGTCTCGCGCCGGCAGGGCGCCGGCACTTTCATCACCTCGCATATCCAGCACCAGCTCAGTGGCCTGGCCAGCTTCAGCGAAACCCTGCGCATGAAGGGCCTGGAACCGGGCACGCGCTGGCTGGAGCGGCGCATCCGCCCGGCCCACGGCGAGGAGATCCTGCGCCTGGGCCTGTCGCCGGACACGGTAGTGGCATCGCTGACCCGCCTGCGCAGCGCCGACGGCCGGGTCATGGCCTACGAGAAGGCGGTGCTGCCGCAGCACGTCGTGCCCGATCCGCTGGCGATCGGCGATTCGCTGTACGCCCACCTGGACGAACACGGCCACCCCGTGGTGCGCGCGCTGCAGTACTTCCGCGCGCTCAACCTGCCGGCGCGGCTGGCCGGACACCTGGGCATGAAGGAGGGCGAGGCGATCCTGCACGTGGTGCGGGTCGGCTACACCCGCGACGGCAGCGCGATCGAACTGACCGACACCTATTGCCACAACGACTACTACGACTTCGTCGCCGAACTGCGACGTTGA
- a CDS encoding sugar MFS transporter, which produces MTTARPASPFASIAIVGLLFFIIGFFTWINGPLITFVRLAFDLDEVNAFLVLMVFYLSYFFLALPASWILKRTGMKKGLALSLVVMAAGAAAFGQFATQRFYPGALAGLFVIGSSLALLQTAINPYISILGPIESAARRIAVMGICNKIAGILAPFLIGTLVLHGVGDLATQVQAADPVAKEALLDAFAAKIHLPYLVMAGVLVLVAIGVLFSPLPELKASEANATPAAAGNAAQKTSIFQFPHLWLGVLCLFVYVGVEVMAGDAIGTYGNGFHLPLDQTKLFTSFTLAAMLAGYVAGLLLIPKVISQARYLSVSAVLGVLFSFGAYVTHGYMSVGFVAALGFANAMMWPAIFPLAIKGLGRFTEIGSALLVMGIAGGAIIPQLFAVLKQHFDFQLVFLLLMVPCYLYILFYSLLGHRAGQASGA; this is translated from the coding sequence ATGACCACCGCACGGCCTGCCAGTCCCTTCGCCTCGATCGCCATCGTCGGGTTGCTGTTCTTCATCATCGGCTTCTTCACCTGGATCAACGGCCCGCTGATCACCTTCGTGCGGCTGGCGTTCGACCTCGACGAGGTCAACGCGTTCCTGGTGCTGATGGTGTTCTACCTGTCGTATTTCTTCCTGGCGCTGCCGGCGTCGTGGATCCTCAAGCGCACCGGCATGAAGAAGGGCCTGGCGCTGAGCCTGGTGGTGATGGCGGCGGGCGCGGCGGCGTTCGGCCAGTTCGCCACGCAGCGCTTCTATCCCGGCGCGCTGGCCGGCCTGTTCGTGATCGGCAGCAGCCTGGCGCTGCTGCAGACCGCGATCAATCCCTACATCAGCATCCTCGGCCCGATCGAGAGCGCGGCGCGGCGCATCGCGGTGATGGGCATCTGCAACAAGATCGCCGGCATCCTGGCGCCGTTCCTGATCGGCACGCTGGTGCTGCACGGCGTCGGCGACCTGGCCACGCAGGTGCAGGCCGCCGACCCGGTGGCCAAGGAGGCGCTGCTGGATGCGTTCGCCGCCAAGATCCACCTGCCGTACCTGGTGATGGCCGGGGTGCTGGTGCTGGTGGCGATCGGCGTGCTGTTCTCGCCGCTGCCCGAGCTCAAGGCGTCCGAGGCCAACGCCACGCCGGCCGCCGCCGGCAACGCCGCGCAGAAGACCAGCATCTTCCAGTTCCCGCACCTGTGGCTGGGCGTGCTGTGCCTGTTCGTGTACGTGGGCGTGGAAGTGATGGCCGGCGATGCGATCGGCACCTACGGCAACGGTTTCCACCTGCCGCTGGACCAGACCAAGCTGTTCACCTCGTTCACCCTGGCGGCGATGCTGGCCGGCTACGTGGCCGGCCTGCTGCTGATCCCCAAGGTGATCTCGCAGGCGCGCTACCTCAGCGTGTCGGCCGTGCTGGGCGTGCTGTTCTCGTTCGGCGCCTACGTCACCCACGGCTACATGTCGGTGGGTTTCGTCGCCGCGCTGGGCTTCGCCAACGCGATGATGTGGCCGGCGATCTTCCCGCTGGCGATCAAGGGCCTGGGCCGCTTCACCGAGATCGGCTCGGCCCTGCTGGTGATGGGCATCGCCGGCGGCGCGATCATCCCGCAGCTGTTCGCGGTGCTGAAGCAGCACTTCGATTTCCAGCTGGTGTTCCTGCTGCTGATGGTGCCCTGCTACCTGTACATCCTGTTCTATTCGCTGCTCGGCCACCGCGCCGGCCAGGCTTCCGGCGCGTGA
- a CDS encoding LacI family DNA-binding transcriptional regulator has protein sequence MRRPTIKDVAERARVSLKTVSRVINNEPSVMQATRARVLHAIAELDYEPDPSARNLRSGTPFVIGLVYDNPNPYHIIGVQNGVLAACRETGFGLQIHPCDSTSPMLAEELAEWTQRSRLAGLVLTAPMSERAELVAALTARGIKTVRIIAATEDPQDGPCVYVDDRDAAYEVTEHLIQLGHQRIGFLWGGTSHRSSGERYAGYEAALKDYGITLDKHLVVPGDYTFDDGFRGARRLLALREPPTAIFGSNDEIAAGVLAAAKSAGMNVPYDLSIAGFEDSPFSRQSWPALTTAKQATEDIARHAARLLISQLRSDAYEEHPAPMRNQGFVPQLVVRGSTAPMQPQSRRSPSPDPT, from the coding sequence ATGCGTAGACCGACCATCAAGGATGTCGCCGAACGGGCGCGGGTGTCGCTGAAGACCGTCTCGCGCGTGATCAACAACGAACCGTCGGTGATGCAGGCCACGCGCGCGCGCGTGCTGCACGCCATCGCCGAGCTGGACTACGAGCCGGACCCGTCGGCGCGCAACCTGCGCAGCGGCACTCCGTTCGTGATCGGGCTGGTGTACGACAACCCCAACCCGTACCACATCATCGGCGTGCAGAACGGCGTGCTGGCGGCGTGCCGCGAGACCGGCTTCGGCCTGCAGATCCATCCCTGCGACTCGACCTCGCCGATGCTGGCCGAGGAACTGGCCGAATGGACCCAGCGCTCGCGCCTGGCCGGGCTGGTGCTGACCGCGCCGATGTCCGAGCGCGCCGAGCTGGTCGCGGCGCTGACTGCGCGCGGGATCAAGACCGTGCGCATCATCGCCGCCACCGAGGATCCCCAGGACGGCCCCTGCGTCTACGTCGACGACCGCGACGCCGCCTACGAGGTCACCGAACACCTGATCCAGCTCGGCCACCAGCGCATCGGCTTCCTGTGGGGCGGCACCTCGCACCGTTCCAGCGGCGAGCGCTACGCCGGCTATGAGGCGGCGCTGAAGGACTACGGCATCACCCTGGACAAGCACCTGGTGGTGCCCGGCGACTACACCTTCGACGACGGCTTCCGCGGCGCGCGGCGGCTGCTGGCGCTGCGCGAACCGCCGACCGCGATCTTCGGCTCCAACGACGAGATCGCCGCCGGCGTGCTCGCCGCGGCCAAGTCGGCGGGCATGAACGTGCCCTACGACCTGTCCATCGCCGGCTTCGAGGACAGCCCGTTCTCGCGCCAGTCGTGGCCGGCGCTGACCACCGCCAAGCAGGCCACCGAGGACATCGCCCGCCACGCCGCGCGGCTGCTGATCAGCCAGCTGCGCAGCGACGCCTACGAAGAGCATCCGGCGCCGATGCGCAACCAGGGCTTCGTGCCGCAGCTGGTGGTGCGCGGCTCCACCGCGCCGATGCAGCCGCAGTCGCGCCGTTCCCCTTCCCCCGACCCGACATGA
- a CDS encoding SIS domain-containing protein, whose translation MALPTETETLMFREAAETADVVAAQFARNHAAVSALAATLRADPPPFVVTCARGSSDHAATYAKYLFETQIGVVTASASPSVGSVYASPLQLRGALYVVISQSGKSPDLLRNAEAAKAAGARVVALVNVEDSPLAQLADTVIALGAGPEKSVAATKSYLASLAAILQLGAHWKNDAALLAALDALPQALRAAWQADWRPLTDGLADAHNLFVLGRGLGLAAAQEAALKFKETCGLHAEAYSSAEVKHGPMALVGPGFPVLAFAQPDETGPGTRDLAEEFRGRGAQVWLAGADGDLPLVAAPHPVCAPLLTIQSFYRAINALALRRGYNPDLPPHLNKVTETV comes from the coding sequence ATGGCATTGCCCACCGAAACCGAGACCCTGATGTTCCGCGAGGCCGCGGAAACCGCCGACGTCGTCGCCGCGCAGTTCGCGCGCAACCATGCGGCGGTGAGCGCGCTGGCCGCCACGCTGCGCGCCGATCCGCCGCCGTTCGTGGTCACCTGCGCGCGCGGCAGTTCCGACCATGCCGCGACCTACGCCAAGTACCTGTTCGAGACCCAGATCGGGGTGGTCACCGCCTCGGCCTCGCCCTCGGTGGGCTCGGTGTACGCCTCGCCGCTGCAGTTGCGCGGCGCGCTGTACGTGGTGATCTCGCAGTCCGGCAAGAGCCCGGACCTGTTGCGCAACGCCGAAGCCGCCAAGGCCGCCGGCGCGCGCGTGGTGGCGCTGGTCAATGTCGAGGATTCGCCGCTGGCGCAGCTGGCCGACACGGTGATCGCGCTGGGCGCCGGCCCGGAGAAGAGCGTGGCGGCGACCAAGAGCTACCTGGCCTCGCTGGCGGCGATCCTGCAGCTCGGCGCGCACTGGAAGAACGATGCGGCGCTGCTCGCCGCGCTGGACGCGTTGCCGCAGGCGCTGCGCGCCGCCTGGCAGGCCGACTGGCGCCCGCTCACCGACGGCCTGGCCGACGCGCACAACCTGTTCGTGCTCGGCCGCGGCCTGGGCCTGGCCGCGGCGCAGGAAGCGGCGCTGAAGTTCAAGGAAACCTGCGGCCTGCATGCCGAGGCGTACAGCTCGGCGGAAGTGAAGCACGGGCCGATGGCGCTGGTCGGCCCGGGCTTCCCGGTGCTGGCCTTCGCCCAGCCGGACGAGACCGGCCCCGGCACCCGCGACCTGGCCGAGGAGTTCCGCGGCCGCGGCGCGCAGGTGTGGCTGGCCGGCGCCGACGGCGACCTGCCGCTGGTCGCCGCGCCGCATCCGGTGTGCGCGCCGCTGCTGACCATCCAGAGCTTCTACCGCGCGATCAACGCGCTGGCGCTGCGCCGCGGCTACAACCCGGACTTGCCGCCGCATCTGAACAAAGTGACGGAGACGGTGTGA
- the nagA gene encoding N-acetylglucosamine-6-phosphate deacetylase: protein MATTALRNARVLGEDGFLDGTSVLLDGGRIAALLDDGDARVAAAPVQLDLHGGTLLPGFIDLQVNGGGGVLFNNRTDVDALRRIGQAHRRYGTTGYLPTLISDDVAVMRAAIAATRQAIADGVPGVLGIHLEGPYLAPARKGTHNVDKFRVPDAAELALAASLDNGVTLITLAPERVPADSIRALVAAGAQVFAGHTAASYEEARAGLDAGIRGFTHLYNAMSPLQGRDPGAVGAALEDRHAWCGIIVDGVHVHPASLRVALAAKPRGKLFLVTDAMPMVGADSPDFDLYGETITAVDGVVRNAAGTLAGSALDMASAVRNTVQWLGVPLDEAARMASLYPAQCVGLDDRYGRIAPGYQADLVLLDDALQVQRTWIAGAMEQPAA from the coding sequence ATGGCGACCACGGCGCTGCGCAATGCGCGCGTACTCGGCGAGGACGGATTCCTCGATGGCACGAGCGTGCTGCTCGACGGCGGCCGCATCGCCGCGCTGCTCGACGACGGCGACGCGCGCGTGGCCGCGGCGCCGGTGCAGCTGGACCTGCACGGCGGCACCCTGCTGCCGGGCTTCATCGACCTGCAGGTCAATGGCGGTGGCGGCGTGCTGTTCAACAACCGGACCGACGTCGACGCGCTGCGCCGCATCGGCCAGGCGCACCGCCGCTACGGCACCACCGGCTATCTGCCGACGCTGATCAGCGACGACGTCGCGGTGATGCGCGCGGCGATCGCCGCCACCCGCCAGGCCATCGCCGACGGCGTGCCGGGCGTGCTCGGCATCCACCTGGAAGGCCCGTACCTGGCGCCGGCGCGCAAGGGCACCCACAACGTGGACAAGTTCCGCGTGCCCGATGCCGCCGAACTGGCGTTGGCCGCCTCGCTGGACAATGGCGTCACCCTGATCACGCTGGCGCCGGAGCGGGTGCCGGCCGACAGCATCCGCGCGCTGGTCGCGGCCGGCGCGCAGGTGTTCGCCGGGCACACCGCCGCCAGCTACGAGGAGGCGCGCGCCGGCCTGGATGCGGGCATCCGCGGCTTCACCCACCTGTACAACGCGATGTCGCCGCTGCAGGGGCGCGACCCCGGCGCGGTCGGCGCGGCGCTGGAAGACCGCCACGCCTGGTGCGGGATCATCGTCGACGGCGTGCACGTGCACCCGGCGAGCCTGCGCGTGGCGCTGGCGGCCAAGCCGCGCGGCAAGCTGTTCCTGGTCACCGACGCGATGCCGATGGTCGGTGCCGACAGTCCCGACTTCGACCTGTACGGCGAAACCATCACCGCCGTGGACGGCGTGGTGCGCAACGCCGCCGGCACCCTGGCCGGCTCGGCGCTGGACATGGCCAGCGCGGTGCGCAACACCGTGCAGTGGCTCGGCGTGCCCCTGGACGAGGCCGCGCGCATGGCCTCGCTGTATCCGGCGCAATGCGTCGGCCTGGACGACCGCTACGGCCGCATCGCGCCCGGCTACCAGGCCGACCTGGTGCTGCTCGACGACGCGCTGCAGGTGCAGCGGACCTGGATCGCCGGGGCGATGGAGCAACCAGCGGCATAG
- a CDS encoding fructosamine kinase family protein, whose product MHAAGSDLFAVPAHDGLHRLTLRDGRGAICKRRRALPPDFFAAEVRGLDALRAAGGLRVPQVYAQGEDWLLLEDLGEARPDPAFSRLAGEGLARQHRLRGERFGFDHDGYIGDSPQANAADSDGHRFFVERRLRPQGDRALRSGRLDATAAARLQRLYARLPQLIPAQPPVLLHGDLWQGNLHCAGDGLPALIDAGATHYGWAEAELAMLTLFGEPDPQLLRSYAEHAPLAKDWRERAPLYNLYHLLNHLNLFGGGYAAQVEQVLARFG is encoded by the coding sequence ATGCATGCCGCCGGTTCCGACCTGTTCGCCGTGCCGGCGCATGACGGCCTGCACCGGCTGACGCTGCGCGACGGCCGTGGCGCGATCTGCAAGCGCCGCCGCGCCCTGCCGCCCGATTTCTTCGCCGCCGAAGTGCGCGGCCTGGACGCGTTGCGTGCCGCCGGTGGCCTGCGCGTGCCGCAGGTGTATGCGCAAGGCGAGGACTGGCTGTTGCTCGAAGACCTAGGCGAAGCGCGTCCGGATCCAGCGTTCTCCCGGCTCGCCGGCGAAGGCCTGGCGCGACAGCACCGCCTGCGCGGCGAGCGCTTCGGCTTCGATCACGACGGCTATATCGGCGACAGTCCGCAGGCAAACGCGGCAGACAGCGACGGGCATCGCTTCTTCGTCGAACGACGGCTGCGCCCGCAAGGCGACCGCGCGCTGCGCAGCGGCCGCCTTGACGCCACCGCGGCGGCGCGCCTGCAGCGGCTGTACGCACGCCTGCCGCAGCTGATCCCGGCGCAGCCGCCGGTGCTGCTGCACGGCGACCTGTGGCAGGGCAACCTGCACTGCGCCGGCGACGGCCTGCCGGCGCTGATCGATGCCGGCGCCACGCACTACGGCTGGGCCGAAGCCGAGCTGGCGATGCTGACGCTGTTCGGCGAACCCGATCCGCAGCTCCTGCGCAGCTACGCCGAGCACGCGCCCTTGGCCAAGGACTGGCGCGAGCGCGCGCCGCTGTACAACCTCTACCACCTGCTCAACCACCTCAACCTGTTCGGCGGTGGCTACGCCGCGCAAGTGGAGCAGGTGCTGGCCCGCTTCGGATAG
- a CDS encoding M23 family metallopeptidase, translating to MIRNAALALLLAGIPGTSAARAEEAWAPVEARVPFAPTAFTGSDGLTHLAYELHVTNFYGDSGALAPQGLDVFGDDAATPLLALDAKQLAQVAKPAPAAQEPVAILPGKRAVFFVWLTLPADASVPHRLRHRIQFTADTHANSVLDGATVQVGDAKPMVIASPLRGGRWLAHEGPGAAQSHHWGSLVAVNGQLTIPQRYALDLVGVDDAGHVLRSGVKDIQKSLYADWIGYGADVLAVADGVVRSARDGEAEHPPLSAQPEPSALTSNGLFGNYVVLEIAPGTFASYAHLRRGSLKVKPGDRVRRGQVLAQLGQSGNSAAPHLHFQLSNAVAFEGSEGVPYVFERFGYLGPESEAQLFGQGDPWKASPIEYRRSQLPLNDVVIRFPGP from the coding sequence ATGATTCGCAACGCTGCGCTGGCGCTCCTGCTTGCAGGAATCCCGGGCACTTCCGCTGCCCGCGCCGAGGAGGCCTGGGCGCCGGTGGAGGCGCGCGTACCGTTCGCGCCCACTGCGTTCACGGGCAGCGACGGGCTCACGCACCTGGCGTACGAGCTGCACGTCACCAACTTCTACGGCGACTCCGGCGCGCTCGCGCCGCAGGGGCTGGACGTGTTCGGCGACGATGCGGCCACGCCCCTGCTGGCACTGGATGCGAAGCAGCTGGCGCAAGTGGCGAAACCTGCGCCGGCGGCGCAAGAACCCGTGGCGATACTCCCCGGCAAGCGCGCGGTGTTCTTCGTATGGTTGACCCTGCCGGCGGACGCGTCCGTGCCGCACCGCCTGCGCCATCGCATCCAATTCACCGCGGACACGCATGCGAACAGCGTGCTCGACGGCGCCACCGTCCAGGTCGGCGATGCGAAGCCCATGGTCATCGCATCGCCGTTGCGCGGTGGCCGCTGGTTGGCCCACGAAGGCCCGGGCGCCGCCCAGTCGCACCACTGGGGCAGCCTGGTGGCGGTGAACGGGCAGCTGACCATTCCGCAGCGCTACGCCCTGGATCTGGTGGGCGTCGACGATGCCGGACACGTGCTGCGATCCGGCGTGAAGGACATCCAGAAATCCCTCTACGCCGACTGGATCGGCTATGGCGCGGACGTGCTTGCCGTGGCCGATGGCGTCGTGCGCAGCGCGCGCGATGGCGAGGCCGAACACCCGCCGCTCAGCGCGCAACCGGAACCCAGCGCGCTCACCAGCAACGGCCTGTTCGGCAACTACGTGGTGCTGGAAATCGCGCCGGGCACGTTCGCAAGCTATGCGCACCTGCGGCGAGGCAGCCTCAAGGTGAAACCGGGCGACCGGGTGCGGCGGGGGCAAGTGCTCGCGCAGCTGGGACAGTCCGGCAATTCCGCCGCGCCGCATCTGCATTTTCAGCTGTCCAATGCCGTCGCGTTCGAAGGCTCGGAAGGCGTGCCTTACGTGTTCGAGCGCTTCGGCTACCTCGGCCCCGAATCCGAAGCCCAGCTGTTCGGGCAGGGCGATCCATGGAAAGCCTCGCCCATCGAATACCGCCGCTCGCAGCTGCCGCTCAACGACGTGGTGATTCGGTTTCCCGGTCCTTAG
- a CDS encoding multifunctional CCA addition/repair protein: MHIYLVGGAVRDSLLGQPPGDRDWVVVGATPQQMLALGYKQVGRDFPVFLHPHSGEEYALARTERKSGRGYHGFTVDADPSVTLEEDLQRRDFTINAIARDEASGALVDPYGGVRDLEQRVLRHIGPAFGEDPLRVLRAARFMARLAPLGFSVAPETLALMREMAASGELDTLVPERVWQELRRSLASAQPSAFLRTLHEADALRSVLPELEALYGVPQRAEYHPEIDTGRHQELVSDMAARLAPGDALIGFAALTHDLGKALTPEAEWPRHVMHEQRGVAPLRALCERLKLPQEHRQLAEIACREHLNVHRLAELRDRTVHELLQRCDGFRKPERIAQLALVCEADKRGRLGSEDADYPQGRELQRLHAAALAVNARDLAAQGLSGPQIGEALAKARIKAIAAARGAPAD, translated from the coding sequence ATGCATATCTACCTCGTCGGCGGCGCCGTCCGCGACAGCCTGCTCGGGCAGCCGCCCGGCGACCGCGACTGGGTCGTGGTCGGCGCCACGCCGCAGCAGATGCTGGCGCTGGGCTACAAGCAGGTGGGCCGCGATTTCCCGGTGTTCCTGCATCCGCACAGCGGCGAGGAATACGCGCTGGCGCGCACCGAGCGCAAGTCCGGCCGCGGCTACCACGGCTTCACCGTCGACGCCGATCCGTCGGTGACGCTGGAAGAGGACCTGCAGCGCCGCGACTTCACCATCAACGCGATCGCCCGCGACGAGGCCAGCGGCGCGCTGGTCGATCCGTACGGCGGCGTGCGCGACCTCGAGCAGCGCGTGCTGCGCCACATCGGCCCTGCGTTCGGCGAAGACCCGCTGCGCGTGCTGCGCGCGGCGCGCTTCATGGCGCGGCTGGCGCCGCTGGGCTTCAGCGTGGCGCCGGAGACGCTGGCGCTGATGCGCGAGATGGCGGCCAGCGGCGAACTGGACACGCTGGTGCCCGAGCGCGTGTGGCAGGAACTGCGGCGCAGCCTGGCCTCCGCGCAGCCCTCGGCGTTCCTGCGCACGCTGCATGAAGCCGACGCGCTGCGCAGCGTGCTGCCGGAACTGGAGGCGCTGTACGGCGTGCCGCAGCGCGCCGAATACCATCCCGAGATCGACACCGGCCGCCACCAGGAACTGGTCAGCGACATGGCCGCGCGGCTGGCGCCGGGCGATGCGCTGATCGGTTTCGCCGCGCTGACCCACGACCTGGGCAAGGCGCTGACGCCGGAAGCGGAATGGCCCCGCCACGTGATGCACGAACAGCGCGGCGTGGCCCCGTTGCGCGCGCTGTGCGAGCGGCTGAAGCTGCCGCAGGAGCACCGCCAGCTGGCCGAGATCGCCTGCCGCGAGCACCTGAACGTGCACCGCCTGGCCGAGCTGCGCGACCGCACCGTGCACGAACTGCTGCAACGCTGCGATGGCTTCCGCAAGCCCGAGCGCATCGCGCAGCTGGCGCTGGTGTGCGAGGCCGACAAGCGCGGCCGCCTCGGCAGCGAGGACGCCGACTACCCGCAGGGCCGCGAACTGCAGCGCCTGCACGCCGCCGCGCTGGCGGTGAACGCGCGCGACCTGGCCGCGCAGGGCCTGAGCGGCCCGCAGATCGGCGAGGCGCTGGCCAAGGCGCGGATCAAGGCGATCGCCGCGGCGCGCGGCGCACCCGCGGACTGA